A single window of Cydia splendana chromosome 13, ilCydSple1.2, whole genome shotgun sequence DNA harbors:
- the LOC134796442 gene encoding uncharacterized protein LOC134796442: MLTSLRLYFSPFMRRNGELSLLQIFKPLYLVLCVFGLIPCSIDLPKEKRNCIILQKSCFNRSLCAVFILLVVYIFSGLHVHQVITSREDNVLAEGAMAKANYVIELTTAVLFCTSAYFSVYCKKDVYVSMFRNIVRAWDDLHHVNRDIILSRLRVQVNCIVFGTLILILITLTVITFAGQSSLWKRILIMFSFNIPEMIQFTVVAFYFVFILMVVALLKNIESHCKMFKKFRRIIKGSKVELMRIPVTLSQMQTVYVKAMRVKRQINEVFQAPILFTLLQCFHTIVSESCDMCLGLFYKDNFSVYNIVECSFWVMLQLIKVFVLARSGSLLKSEADKIGRVIHDIPNSEEEDIDLFVEIQHFSNLMNFHGTEISIYGYFLLEAPLMFDCNFIVLLIDFDDGDPSNYGLRLLWARMWLARPNLVLKTLLQVLQ; encoded by the exons ATGTTAACTTCACTACGTCTGTACTTCTCCCCATTTATGAGACGCAACGGAGAATTATCCTTGCTACAAATTTTCAAACCTCTATACCTAGTGCTATGTGTTTTTGGACTTATCCCCTGTTCAATCGATTTGCCAAAAGAAAAGAGAAACTGCATAATTTTGCAAAAGTCCTGTTTTAACCGCTCACTTTGCGCCGTTTTTATCCTACTTGTTGTTTACATATTTTCTGGACTCCACGTACATCAAGTAATTACTTCAAGGGAAGACAATGTTCTTGCTGAAGGCGCTATGGCAAAAGCCAATTACGTGATTGAATTAACTACAGCAGTTCTCTTCTGTACTTCTGCATATTTCTCCGTTTATTGTAAAAAGGATGTATATGTGTCAATGTTCAGGAACATCGTCCGGGCCTGGGACGATCTGCATCATGTTAATAGAGACATAATTTTAAGTCGTCTGCGCGTCCAAGTCAACTGTATAGTTTTCGGAACTCTGATACTGATTTTGATCACGCTTACGGTCATAACTTTCGCAGGGCAATCCAGTTTATGGAAAAGAATATTGATAATGTTTTCTTTCAATATACCCGAAATGATACAATTCACTGTCGTAGCtttctattttgtatttattttgatgGTAGTCGCATTGTTGAAGAATATCGAGAGTCATTGCAAGATGTTCAAGAAATTCCGGAGAATCATCAAGGGATCGAAAGTGGAGCTGATGCGAATACCGGTAACGCTGTCTCAGATGCAGACTGTGTACGTGAAAGCAATGCGCGTCAAGAGGCAGATAAATGAGGTGTTCCAAGCTCCTATCCTGTTTACTCTGCTACAATGCTTTCACACGATAGTCAGCGAGTCTTGCGACATGTGCTTGGGACTATTTTATAAAGACAACTTTAGCGTTTACAACATCGTTGAATGCTCCTTTTGGGTTATGTTACAATTGATAAAGGTTTTCGTGTTGGCACGGTCGGGAAGCTTATTGAAATCAGAG GCTGACAAAATCGGACGTGTAATCCATGACATTCCAAATAGTGAAGAAGAAGACATAGATTTATTCGTGGAG ATCCAACATTTTTCGAATTTGATGAATTTTCATGGTACCGAGATTAGCATTTACGGCTATTTTCTACTAGAAGCGCCGCTCATGTTTGAT TGCAACTTTATAGTCCTCCTCATCGatttcgatgacggcgacccCAGCAATTACGGATTACGCCTGTTATGGGCCCGAATGTGGCTGGCCAGGCCGAACTTGGTCTTAAAGACTCTGCTGCAGGTGTTACAATAG
- the LOC134796377 gene encoding interferon-inducible double-stranded RNA-dependent protein kinase activator A homolog isoform X2 yields the protein MKMEGGVVHPHPGAVGVVHGGVPGVVHGMPVHGAGPDGEHAQHGPRRRYNNRPKPPNNLERLPLDEAAKREMESLPMKTPVSVLQELLARRGTVPKYELVQIEGMIHEPTFRYRVTVADLVAMGTGRSKKEAKHSAAKALLDKLTGAAPADPPANGTVPETTGGAVVTSFEDKLMGNPVGWLQELCMSRFWPPPSYHAENDDNVNRRLPHERQFTIICTLLKRREVGTGKSKKLAKRQAAYKMWQALQDNPPESFQPDEEGVAARYADLKDSKISTLTTSHSHKVSQFHKHLKQSVGPNLAKLQVTPLNNKDFNFVQFLQEIASEQSFEVTYVDIEEKSMTGRSQCLVQLSTLPVAVCYGNGLSSKDAQASAAQNALEYLKIMTKK from the exons ATGAAG ATGGAGGGAGGCGTAGTTCACCCGCACCCGGGAGCGGTCGGCGTCGTGCACGGCGGAGTGCCGGGAGTCGTGCACGGGATGCCCGTGCACGGAGCGGGCCCGGACGGCGAGCACGCCCAGCACGGGCCGCGCCGCCGCTACAACAACCGCCCGAAACCGCCCAACAACTTGGAGAGACTTCCGTTAGACGAGGCTGCTAAGaga GAAATGGAATCTCTCCCAATGAAGACTCCGGTGTCGGTTCTCCAAGAGCTGTTGGCTCGCCGAGGAACCGTGCCTAAGTATGAACTGGTGCAAATTGAGGGCATGATCCATGAACCTACATTCCGTTATCGAGTGACCGTCGCTGATCTTGTTG CCATGGGCACCGGGCGCTCCAAGAAGGAGGCCAAGCACTCCGCAGCCAAGGCTCTACTTGACAAGCTGACTGGTGCTGCCCCGGCTGACCCTCCAGCCAATGGAACTGTGCCTGAGAC TACTGGTGGTGCTGTGGTGACGTCTTTTGAAGACAAGCTGATGGGCAACCCGGTGGGCTGGCTGCAGGAGCTCTGCATGTCTCGCTTCTGGCCGCCGCCTTCCTACCATGCTGAGAATGATGACAATGTCAATAGAC GCCTCCCGCACGAGCGCCAGTTCACGATCATCTGCACGCTGCTGAAGCGGCGCGAGGTGGGCACTGGCAAGTCCAAGAAGCTCGCCAAGCGCCAGGCCGCCTACAAGATGTGGCAGGCGCTGCAGGACAACCCCCCGGAGTCCTTCCAGCCCGATGAGGAG GGAGTGGCGGCCCGCTACGCCGACCTGAAAGACAGTAAAATCTCTACTCTGACTACCAGTCACAGCCACAAGGTGTCACAGTTTCACAAGCATCTGAAACAGTCTGTCGGCCCCAACCTGGCCAAGTTGCAG GTGACCCCGCTGAACAACAAGGACTTCAACTTCGTCCAGTTCCTGCAGGAGATCGCGTCGGAGCAGTCGTTCGAGGTGACGTACGTGGACATCGAGGAGAAGTCGATGACGGGACGCAGCCAGTGCCTGGTGCAGCTGTCCACGCTGCCCGTGGCGGTGTGCTACGGCAACGGGCTCAGCAGCAAGGACGCGCAGGCCTCCGCCGCGCAGAACGCGCTCGAGTACCTCAAGATCATGACCAAGAAGTGA
- the LOC134796377 gene encoding interferon-inducible double-stranded RNA-dependent protein kinase activator A homolog isoform X3, protein MMEGGVVHPHPGAVGVVHGGVPGVVHGMPVHGAGPDGEHAQHGPRRRYNNRPKPPNNLERLPLDEAAKREMESLPMKTPVSVLQELLARRGTVPKYELVQIEGMIHEPTFRYRVTVADLVAMGTGRSKKEAKHSAAKALLDKLTGAAPADPPANGTVPETTGGAVVTSFEDKLMGNPVGWLQELCMSRFWPPPSYHAENDDNVNRRLPHERQFTIICTLLKRREVGTGKSKKLAKRQAAYKMWQALQDNPPESFQPDEEGVAARYADLKDSKISTLTTSHSHKVSQFHKHLKQSVGPNLAKLQVTPLNNKDFNFVQFLQEIASEQSFEVTYVDIEEKSMTGRSQCLVQLSTLPVAVCYGNGLSSKDAQASAAQNALEYLKIMTKK, encoded by the exons ATG ATGGAGGGAGGCGTAGTTCACCCGCACCCGGGAGCGGTCGGCGTCGTGCACGGCGGAGTGCCGGGAGTCGTGCACGGGATGCCCGTGCACGGAGCGGGCCCGGACGGCGAGCACGCCCAGCACGGGCCGCGCCGCCGCTACAACAACCGCCCGAAACCGCCCAACAACTTGGAGAGACTTCCGTTAGACGAGGCTGCTAAGaga GAAATGGAATCTCTCCCAATGAAGACTCCGGTGTCGGTTCTCCAAGAGCTGTTGGCTCGCCGAGGAACCGTGCCTAAGTATGAACTGGTGCAAATTGAGGGCATGATCCATGAACCTACATTCCGTTATCGAGTGACCGTCGCTGATCTTGTTG CCATGGGCACCGGGCGCTCCAAGAAGGAGGCCAAGCACTCCGCAGCCAAGGCTCTACTTGACAAGCTGACTGGTGCTGCCCCGGCTGACCCTCCAGCCAATGGAACTGTGCCTGAGAC TACTGGTGGTGCTGTGGTGACGTCTTTTGAAGACAAGCTGATGGGCAACCCGGTGGGCTGGCTGCAGGAGCTCTGCATGTCTCGCTTCTGGCCGCCGCCTTCCTACCATGCTGAGAATGATGACAATGTCAATAGAC GCCTCCCGCACGAGCGCCAGTTCACGATCATCTGCACGCTGCTGAAGCGGCGCGAGGTGGGCACTGGCAAGTCCAAGAAGCTCGCCAAGCGCCAGGCCGCCTACAAGATGTGGCAGGCGCTGCAGGACAACCCCCCGGAGTCCTTCCAGCCCGATGAGGAG GGAGTGGCGGCCCGCTACGCCGACCTGAAAGACAGTAAAATCTCTACTCTGACTACCAGTCACAGCCACAAGGTGTCACAGTTTCACAAGCATCTGAAACAGTCTGTCGGCCCCAACCTGGCCAAGTTGCAG GTGACCCCGCTGAACAACAAGGACTTCAACTTCGTCCAGTTCCTGCAGGAGATCGCGTCGGAGCAGTCGTTCGAGGTGACGTACGTGGACATCGAGGAGAAGTCGATGACGGGACGCAGCCAGTGCCTGGTGCAGCTGTCCACGCTGCCCGTGGCGGTGTGCTACGGCAACGGGCTCAGCAGCAAGGACGCGCAGGCCTCCGCCGCGCAGAACGCGCTCGAGTACCTCAAGATCATGACCAAGAAGTGA
- the LOC134796377 gene encoding interferon-inducible double-stranded RNA-dependent protein kinase activator A homolog isoform X1: protein MIRSMQMEGGVVHPHPGAVGVVHGGVPGVVHGMPVHGAGPDGEHAQHGPRRRYNNRPKPPNNLERLPLDEAAKREMESLPMKTPVSVLQELLARRGTVPKYELVQIEGMIHEPTFRYRVTVADLVAMGTGRSKKEAKHSAAKALLDKLTGAAPADPPANGTVPETTGGAVVTSFEDKLMGNPVGWLQELCMSRFWPPPSYHAENDDNVNRRLPHERQFTIICTLLKRREVGTGKSKKLAKRQAAYKMWQALQDNPPESFQPDEEGVAARYADLKDSKISTLTTSHSHKVSQFHKHLKQSVGPNLAKLQVTPLNNKDFNFVQFLQEIASEQSFEVTYVDIEEKSMTGRSQCLVQLSTLPVAVCYGNGLSSKDAQASAAQNALEYLKIMTKK from the exons ATGATTCGGTCGATGCAGATGGAGGGAGGCGTAGTTCACCCGCACCCGGGAGCGGTCGGCGTCGTGCACGGCGGAGTGCCGGGAGTCGTGCACGGGATGCCCGTGCACGGAGCGGGCCCGGACGGCGAGCACGCCCAGCACGGGCCGCGCCGCCGCTACAACAACCGCCCGAAACCGCCCAACAACTTGGAGAGACTTCCGTTAGACGAGGCTGCTAAGaga GAAATGGAATCTCTCCCAATGAAGACTCCGGTGTCGGTTCTCCAAGAGCTGTTGGCTCGCCGAGGAACCGTGCCTAAGTATGAACTGGTGCAAATTGAGGGCATGATCCATGAACCTACATTCCGTTATCGAGTGACCGTCGCTGATCTTGTTG CCATGGGCACCGGGCGCTCCAAGAAGGAGGCCAAGCACTCCGCAGCCAAGGCTCTACTTGACAAGCTGACTGGTGCTGCCCCGGCTGACCCTCCAGCCAATGGAACTGTGCCTGAGAC TACTGGTGGTGCTGTGGTGACGTCTTTTGAAGACAAGCTGATGGGCAACCCGGTGGGCTGGCTGCAGGAGCTCTGCATGTCTCGCTTCTGGCCGCCGCCTTCCTACCATGCTGAGAATGATGACAATGTCAATAGAC GCCTCCCGCACGAGCGCCAGTTCACGATCATCTGCACGCTGCTGAAGCGGCGCGAGGTGGGCACTGGCAAGTCCAAGAAGCTCGCCAAGCGCCAGGCCGCCTACAAGATGTGGCAGGCGCTGCAGGACAACCCCCCGGAGTCCTTCCAGCCCGATGAGGAG GGAGTGGCGGCCCGCTACGCCGACCTGAAAGACAGTAAAATCTCTACTCTGACTACCAGTCACAGCCACAAGGTGTCACAGTTTCACAAGCATCTGAAACAGTCTGTCGGCCCCAACCTGGCCAAGTTGCAG GTGACCCCGCTGAACAACAAGGACTTCAACTTCGTCCAGTTCCTGCAGGAGATCGCGTCGGAGCAGTCGTTCGAGGTGACGTACGTGGACATCGAGGAGAAGTCGATGACGGGACGCAGCCAGTGCCTGGTGCAGCTGTCCACGCTGCCCGTGGCGGTGTGCTACGGCAACGGGCTCAGCAGCAAGGACGCGCAGGCCTCCGCCGCGCAGAACGCGCTCGAGTACCTCAAGATCATGACCAAGAAGTGA
- the LOC134796377 gene encoding interferon-inducible double-stranded RNA-dependent protein kinase activator A homolog isoform X4, producing MIRSMQMEGGVVHPHPGAVGVVHGGVPGVVHGMPVHGAGPDGEHAQHGPRRRYNNRPKPPNNLERLPLDEAAKREMESLPMKTPVSVLQELLARRGTVPKYELVQIEGMIHEPTFRYRVTVADLVAMGTGRSKKEAKHSAAKALLDKLTGAAPADPPANGTVPETTGGAVVTSFEDKLMGNPVGWLQELCMSRFWPPPSYHAENDDNVNRRLPHERQFTIICTLLKRREVGTGKSKKLAKRQAAYKMWQALQDNPPESFQPDEEVTPLNNKDFNFVQFLQEIASEQSFEVTYVDIEEKSMTGRSQCLVQLSTLPVAVCYGNGLSSKDAQASAAQNALEYLKIMTKK from the exons ATGATTCGGTCGATGCAGATGGAGGGAGGCGTAGTTCACCCGCACCCGGGAGCGGTCGGCGTCGTGCACGGCGGAGTGCCGGGAGTCGTGCACGGGATGCCCGTGCACGGAGCGGGCCCGGACGGCGAGCACGCCCAGCACGGGCCGCGCCGCCGCTACAACAACCGCCCGAAACCGCCCAACAACTTGGAGAGACTTCCGTTAGACGAGGCTGCTAAGaga GAAATGGAATCTCTCCCAATGAAGACTCCGGTGTCGGTTCTCCAAGAGCTGTTGGCTCGCCGAGGAACCGTGCCTAAGTATGAACTGGTGCAAATTGAGGGCATGATCCATGAACCTACATTCCGTTATCGAGTGACCGTCGCTGATCTTGTTG CCATGGGCACCGGGCGCTCCAAGAAGGAGGCCAAGCACTCCGCAGCCAAGGCTCTACTTGACAAGCTGACTGGTGCTGCCCCGGCTGACCCTCCAGCCAATGGAACTGTGCCTGAGAC TACTGGTGGTGCTGTGGTGACGTCTTTTGAAGACAAGCTGATGGGCAACCCGGTGGGCTGGCTGCAGGAGCTCTGCATGTCTCGCTTCTGGCCGCCGCCTTCCTACCATGCTGAGAATGATGACAATGTCAATAGAC GCCTCCCGCACGAGCGCCAGTTCACGATCATCTGCACGCTGCTGAAGCGGCGCGAGGTGGGCACTGGCAAGTCCAAGAAGCTCGCCAAGCGCCAGGCCGCCTACAAGATGTGGCAGGCGCTGCAGGACAACCCCCCGGAGTCCTTCCAGCCCGATGAGGAG GTGACCCCGCTGAACAACAAGGACTTCAACTTCGTCCAGTTCCTGCAGGAGATCGCGTCGGAGCAGTCGTTCGAGGTGACGTACGTGGACATCGAGGAGAAGTCGATGACGGGACGCAGCCAGTGCCTGGTGCAGCTGTCCACGCTGCCCGTGGCGGTGTGCTACGGCAACGGGCTCAGCAGCAAGGACGCGCAGGCCTCCGCCGCGCAGAACGCGCTCGAGTACCTCAAGATCATGACCAAGAAGTGA